Proteins from a single region of Microbacterium sp. zg-Y818:
- the rpmB gene encoding 50S ribosomal protein L28 codes for MAAVCQVTGAVPGFGHNISHSHRRTKRRFDPNVQKKTYFVPSLGRKITINVSAKGMKVIDVRGIESVVKDMIAKGVKL; via the coding sequence ATGGCAGCAGTGTGCCAGGTGACTGGAGCTGTTCCCGGCTTCGGTCACAACATCTCGCACTCGCACCGCCGGACGAAGCGCCGCTTCGACCCGAACGTGCAGAAGAAGACCTACTTCGTGCCCTCGCTGGGCCGGAAGATCACGATCAACGTGTCCGCCAAGGGCATGAAGGTCATTGACGTCCGCGGCATCGAGTCGGTTGTCAAGGACATGATCGCGAAGGGTGTGAAGCTCTGA
- a CDS encoding SDR family oxidoreductase produces MTMQDPRDKYRDEEIPAQHQEQPGLTGETLPDPDHGEKTYRGSGRLEGRKALITGGDSGIGRAVAIAYAREGADVAIVYLPEEQEDADATVALIERAGRKAVALPGDIRDETFATSIVADTVEQLGGLDIVVLNAAYQKDRDGIENLPTEEFDRVFRTNLYGMIWTARAAVPHLQPGSSLIVTASIQAFSPSPSLVDYAMTKAAQVAFVRAMAEELGPRGIRVNAVAPGPIWTPLIPATGWEVERLEEFGHDTPLGRAGQPAELAGAYVYLASEDGSYTSGAVLPVTGGKHL; encoded by the coding sequence ATGACCATGCAGGATCCGCGTGATAAGTACCGCGACGAAGAGATCCCCGCCCAGCACCAGGAGCAGCCCGGCCTGACCGGGGAGACGCTGCCCGACCCCGACCACGGCGAGAAGACCTACCGCGGCAGTGGCCGACTCGAGGGTCGCAAGGCGCTGATCACCGGCGGCGACTCCGGCATCGGCCGCGCCGTCGCGATCGCCTACGCGCGCGAAGGCGCCGACGTCGCGATCGTCTACCTCCCCGAGGAGCAGGAGGATGCCGACGCCACCGTCGCCCTCATCGAGCGGGCCGGCCGCAAGGCCGTTGCCCTCCCGGGCGACATCCGCGACGAGACCTTCGCGACGAGCATCGTGGCCGACACGGTCGAGCAGCTCGGAGGCCTCGACATCGTCGTGCTCAACGCGGCCTACCAGAAGGACCGCGACGGCATCGAGAACCTGCCGACCGAGGAGTTCGACCGCGTCTTCCGCACGAACCTCTACGGCATGATCTGGACCGCCCGCGCTGCCGTGCCGCACCTGCAGCCGGGTTCGTCGCTCATCGTCACCGCGTCGATCCAGGCGTTCAGCCCGTCACCGTCGCTGGTGGACTACGCCATGACCAAGGCCGCCCAGGTGGCATTCGTCCGCGCCATGGCCGAGGAGCTCGGACCCCGCGGCATCCGCGTGAACGCCGTCGCCCCCGGTCCCATCTGGACACCGCTCATCCCCGCCACCGGCTGGGAGGTCGAGCGCCTCGAAGAGTTCGGCCATGACACCCCGCTCGGCCGGGCCGGGCAGCCGGCCGAGCTGGCCGGTGCGTACGTGTACCTCGCCT
- the rpsN gene encoding 30S ribosomal protein S14: MAKKSKIARNEQRKVIVARYAAKRAELKKALVSPESTDEEREAARVGLQKLPRNASPVRVRSRDVIDGRPRGNLTKFGISRVRFRDMAHRGELPGVTKSSW, encoded by the coding sequence ATGGCTAAGAAGAGCAAGATCGCGCGCAACGAGCAGCGCAAGGTCATCGTGGCCCGCTACGCCGCGAAGCGCGCCGAGCTGAAGAAGGCGCTCGTGTCGCCGGAGTCCACCGACGAAGAGCGCGAAGCCGCCCGCGTGGGGCTGCAGAAGCTGCCCCGCAACGCATCGCCCGTGCGCGTGCGTTCGCGCGACGTCATCGACGGTCGCCCCCGCGGAAACCTCACAAAGTTCGGTATCTCGCGTGTTCGCTTCCGCGACATGGCTCACCGTGGCGAGCTGCCCGGTGTGACCAAGTCGTCCTGGTGA
- a CDS encoding HU family DNA-binding protein — protein MADKSITKTELVSSIASATGQSQATVSGVLDSLFAAVSEAVAKGSKVSIPGWIAFEQVDTAARTGRNPQTGEEIKIAAGKRVKVTAGSKLKAAVK, from the coding sequence ATGGCTGACAAGTCCATCACGAAGACCGAGCTCGTCTCGAGCATCGCCAGCGCCACCGGCCAGAGCCAGGCCACCGTCTCCGGCGTGCTCGACTCGCTGTTCGCGGCCGTCTCCGAGGCCGTCGCAAAGGGCAGCAAGGTCTCGATCCCCGGCTGGATCGCGTTCGAGCAGGTCGACACCGCCGCGCGCACGGGCCGCAACCCGCAGACCGGCGAAGAGATCAAGATCGCCGCCGGCAAGCGCGTCAAGGTGACCGCCGGCTCCAAGCTCAAGGCTGCCGTCAAGTAA
- a CDS encoding serine hydrolase domain-containing protein translates to MPHISRARRVVTAIAGVVGIALVATACSGNGPSVVPDVPEQVDAALAAETQQQLQGAVERAMAATGSSGAIVGVWAPWSGTWVAGLGTTTPGGQPVSTDMRFRVANVTRAMTCDVLYAAASDGLVSPDDAVTEWITGMPGYEDITLEQLCDSTSGIASYAPRVIDRWLATPERVWSPKELAAYGMGSARTGEPGAAFADSDTGYLLLGIALERATGMSAAEMYEKYITEPLALEATALPAATRNLAEAEAPMLNGLYSPDGPEGGANCAEPMDVTALSSSTGYTAAGVVSDIEDLGLYMQALATRSLPGANDDRFASVMPAGPGAPAWYTTAGGTYQAGSLIGQYGAMPGYITGAFSDPATGMTVAVVLNNSRANGGVGAYLAWELAAIASKAPAASGQTAPAAGLPWTAEQYGEAVAAAAVCPLPAAE, encoded by the coding sequence ATGCCGCACATCAGCCGCGCACGGCGCGTCGTGACCGCGATCGCCGGCGTCGTCGGCATTGCGCTCGTCGCCACCGCGTGCTCCGGCAACGGGCCGTCTGTCGTTCCCGACGTTCCGGAGCAGGTGGATGCCGCGCTGGCCGCCGAGACTCAGCAGCAGCTGCAGGGAGCGGTCGAGCGCGCCATGGCCGCGACGGGCTCGAGTGGCGCGATCGTCGGAGTGTGGGCGCCGTGGAGCGGCACGTGGGTCGCGGGCCTCGGGACCACGACGCCCGGCGGCCAGCCGGTGAGCACCGACATGCGCTTCCGGGTGGCCAACGTGACACGCGCGATGACCTGCGACGTGCTGTATGCGGCGGCATCCGACGGATTGGTGTCGCCTGACGACGCGGTGACCGAGTGGATCACCGGCATGCCGGGCTACGAGGACATCACCCTCGAGCAGCTGTGCGACTCGACGAGCGGCATCGCCTCGTACGCGCCGCGCGTGATCGACCGCTGGCTGGCCACTCCCGAGCGCGTGTGGAGCCCCAAGGAGCTGGCCGCCTACGGGATGGGATCCGCGCGCACCGGCGAGCCCGGGGCGGCGTTCGCCGATTCGGACACCGGGTACCTGCTGCTGGGCATCGCGCTCGAGCGGGCGACCGGAATGTCGGCCGCGGAGATGTACGAGAAGTACATCACCGAGCCGCTCGCGTTGGAGGCCACCGCGCTTCCGGCAGCGACGCGCAATCTTGCCGAAGCCGAGGCGCCCATGCTCAACGGGCTGTACTCGCCCGACGGTCCGGAGGGCGGGGCCAACTGCGCCGAGCCGATGGACGTCACCGCCCTGTCGTCGAGCACCGGCTACACCGCCGCCGGCGTGGTGTCGGACATCGAGGACCTGGGGCTGTACATGCAGGCCCTCGCGACGAGATCCCTTCCCGGTGCCAACGACGACCGCTTCGCCTCGGTGATGCCCGCCGGGCCCGGCGCTCCTGCCTGGTACACCACCGCCGGCGGCACCTACCAGGCAGGGTCGCTCATCGGCCAGTACGGTGCGATGCCGGGATACATCACCGGGGCCTTCTCCGACCCGGCCACCGGGATGACCGTCGCGGTCGTGCTGAACAACTCGCGCGCGAACGGTGGCGTCGGAGCGTACCTCGCGTGGGAGCTCGCCGCGATCGCGTCGAAGGCGCCGGCGGCGTCGGGACAGACCGCGCCCGCCGCCGGCCTGCCCTGGACGGCAGAACAGTACGGTGAGGCCGTCGCCGCCGCCGCCGTCTGCCCCCTCCCCGCTGCCGAGTGA
- a CDS encoding DNA-3-methyladenine glycosylase has protein sequence MSDLRPATREELAGLPLEVAPRLLGGVLRVTADGETVGVRLTEVEAYHGRGTGEVPDPGSHARMGPTPRNATMWGEPGHLYVYLSHGIHSCVNVVCAPDGVAGGVLLRGGEVVEGLDAARRRRTAARVDRDLARGPGRLGDAVGLRHPRHDGIDAVTGVPLHGAVAQLLLLVDPVAQPATGPRVGVAGEAGTAAFPWRFWIAGHPTVSAFRWGRGAGPQAAAAT, from the coding sequence ATGAGCGACCTGCGTCCGGCGACGCGCGAGGAGCTCGCGGGGCTTCCCCTCGAGGTCGCGCCGCGGCTGCTGGGCGGCGTGCTGCGGGTGACCGCAGACGGCGAGACGGTCGGCGTGCGCCTCACCGAGGTCGAGGCCTACCACGGCCGCGGCACGGGGGAGGTGCCCGACCCTGGTTCGCATGCGCGCATGGGGCCGACGCCGCGCAACGCCACCATGTGGGGGGAGCCCGGTCACCTCTACGTCTACCTGAGTCACGGCATCCACTCGTGCGTGAACGTCGTCTGCGCGCCCGACGGGGTCGCCGGCGGTGTGCTCTTGCGCGGCGGCGAGGTGGTGGAGGGGCTGGATGCCGCCCGTCGCCGCCGCACCGCCGCACGCGTCGACCGCGACCTCGCCCGAGGGCCGGGACGTCTCGGCGACGCGGTGGGACTGCGACACCCCCGTCATGACGGGATCGACGCCGTCACGGGGGTGCCGCTTCACGGTGCCGTCGCGCAGCTGCTGCTGCTGGTGGACCCGGTGGCGCAGCCGGCGACCGGGCCGCGCGTGGGCGTGGCGGGCGAGGCGGGGACGGCGGCGTTCCCGTGGCGCTTCTGGATCGCCGGCCACCCGACCGTATCGGCGTTCCGGTGGGGGCGCGGGGCCGGGCCGCAGGCGGCTGCGGCCACGTGA
- the rpmG gene encoding 50S ribosomal protein L33, with amino-acid sequence MAKKAQDVRPIIKLRSTAGTGYTYVTRKNRRNNPDRIVLKKYDPVIRKHVEFREER; translated from the coding sequence ATGGCCAAGAAGGCTCAGGACGTCCGTCCGATCATCAAGCTGCGTTCGACCGCCGGCACGGGTTACACCTACGTCACGCGCAAGAACCGCCGCAACAACCCCGACCGCATCGTGCTGAAGAAGTACGACCCGGTGATCCGCAAGCACGTCGAATTCCGAGAGGAGCGTTGA
- a CDS encoding DEAD/DEAH box helicase, producing MSTPPLSDEQEAVFRLIEDTDEHVFVTGRAGTGKSTLLRHLAWNTDKQIAVCAPTGVAALNVEGQTIHSLFRLPIGLIAGSDLDQPDQTRRILNALDTLVIDEISMVNADLMDAIDRSLRQARGRRSEPFGGAQVVMFGDPYQLAPVPPRGDEMRYIRDHYRSFWFFDAHVWAGESGDDADGGLIDLGRHGAKLNIRELRDIHRQSDPTFKILLNAVRHGVVTADMADILNTAGARRPPEPGGDEPPIITLATRNDIVGRINQRHLDALPGTVQTARADVSGDFGRGDAAYPAEMELQLKVGAQVMFLRNDVGGFGEPPRWVNGTIGTVTRIAGATVRVEVDGVEHDVEPTVWERFRYAYDPASKALSRDIVAEFTQFPLRLAWAVTIHKSQGKTYERAIIDLGSGAFAPGQTYVALSRLTSLEGLYLTRPLRPSDIRVDPDVRRFMRPRA from the coding sequence GTGAGCACACCGCCCCTCTCTGATGAACAGGAAGCGGTGTTCCGGCTGATCGAAGACACCGATGAGCACGTCTTCGTCACCGGCCGCGCCGGCACGGGCAAGTCGACGCTGCTGCGTCACCTGGCCTGGAACACCGACAAGCAGATCGCCGTCTGCGCCCCCACCGGGGTTGCCGCCCTCAACGTCGAGGGTCAGACGATCCACTCCCTGTTCCGGCTGCCCATCGGGCTCATCGCCGGAAGCGACCTGGACCAGCCCGACCAGACCCGCCGCATCCTCAATGCCCTCGACACGCTCGTCATCGACGAGATCTCGATGGTCAACGCCGACCTCATGGATGCCATCGACCGCTCGCTCCGCCAGGCGCGCGGCCGACGCAGCGAGCCGTTCGGCGGCGCCCAGGTCGTCATGTTCGGCGACCCCTACCAGCTGGCGCCGGTCCCGCCCCGGGGCGACGAGATGCGGTACATCCGCGACCACTACCGGTCGTTCTGGTTCTTCGACGCGCACGTCTGGGCGGGGGAGTCGGGTGACGACGCCGATGGCGGCCTCATCGACCTCGGCCGTCACGGCGCGAAGCTCAACATCCGCGAGCTGCGGGACATCCACCGCCAGTCCGACCCGACATTCAAGATCCTCCTCAACGCCGTGCGTCACGGGGTCGTCACCGCGGACATGGCGGACATCCTCAACACCGCCGGTGCCCGGCGTCCGCCCGAGCCCGGCGGCGACGAGCCGCCCATCATCACGCTCGCCACGCGAAACGACATCGTAGGCCGCATCAACCAGCGCCACCTCGACGCCCTCCCCGGCACGGTGCAGACGGCCCGGGCCGATGTCAGCGGCGACTTCGGGCGCGGCGACGCGGCGTACCCGGCCGAGATGGAGCTGCAGCTCAAGGTGGGCGCGCAGGTGATGTTCCTGCGCAACGACGTCGGCGGTTTCGGCGAGCCGCCCCGGTGGGTCAACGGCACGATCGGCACGGTCACCCGCATCGCCGGGGCGACGGTGCGCGTCGAGGTCGACGGCGTGGAGCACGATGTCGAGCCCACCGTCTGGGAGAGGTTCCGGTACGCGTACGACCCGGCATCCAAGGCGCTCTCCCGCGACATCGTCGCGGAGTTCACGCAGTTCCCGCTGCGGCTGGCGTGGGCCGTGACGATCCACAAGTCGCAGGGCAAGACCTACGAACGCGCGATCATCGACCTGGGCTCGGGTGCCTTCGCCCCCGGCCAGACCTACGTCGCGCTGTCGCGGCTGACGAGCCTCGAGGGGCTGTACCTGACCCGGCCGCTGCGCCCCAGCGACATCCGCGTCGATCCGGACGTGCGTCGCTTCATGCGCCCGCGCGCCTGA
- a CDS encoding DUF2470 domain-containing protein, with translation MPHTFDDETLVGVLRHMNDDHTDDSLLIARAFGCPDAVQATMAGFDGDGGDWVAVRADGSAQSVRVGWPHAPIAERRDVRREIVALYDAACAALGVEPRPHS, from the coding sequence ATGCCGCATACCTTCGACGACGAAACCCTGGTGGGCGTGCTCCGGCACATGAACGACGACCACACCGACGACAGCCTGCTGATCGCGCGCGCGTTCGGGTGCCCCGACGCCGTGCAGGCGACCATGGCCGGCTTCGACGGCGACGGCGGCGACTGGGTGGCCGTGCGGGCCGACGGGTCGGCACAGTCGGTGCGCGTGGGGTGGCCGCACGCGCCCATCGCGGAGCGCCGCGACGTTCGCCGCGAGATCGTGGCCCTGTACGACGCCGCTTGCGCCGCGCTCGGGGTCGAACCGCGGCCCCACAGCTGA
- a CDS encoding biliverdin-producing heme oxygenase: protein MSEPIAFSTALRERSTGAHSGSESAGFMADLIKGEGTREDYIALVAQHWFIYEALEGATERMKADPVASVFISDRLTRLPALEADLGFLLGADWRTQIQPLPTTQRYVERIRAVGATWAGGFVAHHYTRYLGDLSGGLFIGRLMARRFGFETNGIGFYLFDAIADPKAFKDVYREQLDAAPWDDAEKERVIAEVLQAYRFNTELFEDLARAKAGILVA, encoded by the coding sequence ATGTCCGAGCCGATCGCCTTCTCCACCGCACTGCGCGAGCGTTCCACCGGCGCCCACTCCGGCAGCGAGAGCGCGGGATTCATGGCCGACCTCATCAAGGGCGAGGGCACCCGCGAGGATTACATCGCCCTCGTCGCGCAGCACTGGTTCATCTACGAAGCCCTCGAGGGGGCCACTGAGCGCATGAAGGCCGATCCGGTGGCATCCGTGTTCATCAGCGACCGTCTCACGCGCCTGCCCGCCCTCGAAGCGGACCTCGGGTTCCTGCTGGGCGCCGACTGGCGCACGCAGATCCAACCGCTGCCGACGACGCAGCGCTATGTCGAGCGCATCCGGGCGGTCGGTGCGACCTGGGCCGGGGGCTTCGTCGCCCACCACTACACCCGCTACCTCGGCGACCTCTCCGGAGGCCTGTTCATCGGCCGGCTGATGGCTCGCCGGTTCGGCTTCGAGACGAACGGCATCGGGTTCTACCTCTTCGACGCGATCGCCGACCCGAAGGCTTTCAAGGACGTCTATCGCGAGCAGTTGGATGCCGCGCCGTGGGACGACGCCGAGAAGGAGCGCGTCATCGCCGAGGTGCTGCAGGCCTACCGGTTCAACACCGAGCTGTTCGAGGATCTGGCCCGCGCGAAGGCCGGCATCCTCGTCGCCTGA
- a CDS encoding transcriptional repressor: MAQRNTWQRERVRDALADAPGFVSAQTLHATLREENTGIGLATVYRALAGLAAAGDADQLQSPDGEALYRACTTSGHHHHLICRRCGHAVEIAATDVEQWAHRTAAQHGFTQAEHVVDIFGVCAACTAAAAGAASPAAAESAVARESLA; encoded by the coding sequence ATGGCTCAGCGGAACACCTGGCAGCGAGAGCGCGTGCGCGACGCGCTCGCGGACGCGCCGGGTTTCGTCAGCGCGCAGACCCTGCACGCGACGCTGCGCGAAGAGAACACCGGCATAGGTCTCGCCACCGTCTATCGCGCGCTCGCGGGCCTGGCCGCAGCCGGCGACGCGGACCAGCTGCAGAGCCCCGACGGTGAGGCGCTCTACCGCGCCTGCACCACCTCGGGCCACCACCACCACCTCATCTGCCGCCGGTGCGGACACGCCGTAGAGATCGCCGCGACCGATGTCGAGCAGTGGGCGCACCGCACGGCGGCCCAGCACGGATTCACGCAGGCCGAGCACGTCGTGGACATCTTCGGGGTGTGCGCCGCCTGCACCGCCGCCGCCGCCGGCGCCGCGTCGCCCGCGGCCGCCGAGTCCGCGGTCGCCCGGGAGTCGCTCGCGTGA
- a CDS encoding cytochrome c oxidase assembly protein, whose protein sequence is MNSRALRYAGPTILAVAAVAVLLCGLAFAGGAEPLRLGDPGPVVRWGLPVAKLTVNLSAAVMVGSLVVALYALRAGTRAFETALDAASVGAAVFTVSAGITGFFTVLNALGSTPSPDAQFGQLLGRFLVEQELGRSWLLTTLAGAVLTVLTFAVRTWTPTLIVAILAIASLVPMATQGHSGDDANHSAAVTALALHLIAAAVWLGGLVLMVLVRPVLSRDEMADVLRRYSSIALAAFIVVAVSGTARALAGGITLELLTSPYGLVLLVKIAALVVLGVLGAWYRVRLIGRYREDAASRRFWSLIGLELAFMGIASGAAAALARTPPPVDTSLPVDLTPAQFLTGAPLPPEFTIDRWFTAWDIDLLWAFAVAFGAFFYVAGVIRLRRRGDTWPVHRTVLWLVGLALLLWVTGGPINVYQDYLFSVHMVGHMLLSMAIPLCLVAGAPVTLAARAIRKRDDGTRGGREWILWAVHSPFSRVVTHPLFAAAMFIGSLWVFYYTDLFRWSLYDHLGHEWMVAHFLIAGYLFTLSLVGADPVPYRYPYPFRLVTLIAVMAMHAFFGIAIMMQSGLMVAEWFGSMGRTWGVTPLEDQYAGGGVAWSVGEIPTLVLALVVAIQWSRSDERMQKRRDRQADRTDDAELKEYNEKLARLAERDARRERAGL, encoded by the coding sequence GTGAACTCCCGCGCCCTCCGGTACGCCGGCCCGACGATCCTCGCGGTCGCGGCTGTCGCCGTGCTGCTGTGCGGGCTCGCCTTCGCCGGGGGAGCCGAGCCGCTGCGGCTGGGCGATCCCGGTCCGGTCGTCCGCTGGGGCCTGCCGGTGGCCAAGCTCACGGTCAACCTCAGCGCCGCCGTCATGGTGGGATCCCTCGTCGTCGCGCTGTACGCGCTGCGGGCGGGGACGCGCGCCTTCGAGACCGCGCTGGATGCGGCATCCGTCGGCGCAGCCGTTTTCACCGTCTCGGCCGGCATCACGGGGTTCTTCACCGTGCTCAACGCCCTCGGCTCCACTCCCAGCCCCGACGCGCAGTTCGGCCAGCTGCTGGGACGCTTCCTCGTCGAGCAGGAGCTCGGCCGCTCGTGGCTGCTGACCACCCTGGCCGGCGCCGTGCTGACGGTGCTGACGTTCGCGGTGCGCACGTGGACGCCAACGCTCATCGTCGCGATCCTCGCGATCGCCTCGCTCGTGCCCATGGCCACGCAGGGTCACTCCGGCGACGACGCCAACCACAGCGCGGCCGTCACAGCGCTGGCGCTGCACCTCATCGCGGCCGCGGTCTGGCTGGGCGGTCTCGTGCTCATGGTGCTGGTGCGGCCCGTGCTCTCACGCGACGAGATGGCCGACGTGCTGCGGCGCTACTCCTCGATCGCGCTGGCGGCGTTCATCGTGGTCGCCGTCTCGGGCACCGCGCGCGCCCTCGCCGGCGGTATCACGCTCGAGCTGCTGACCTCTCCCTACGGCCTCGTGCTGCTGGTGAAGATCGCCGCGCTCGTCGTGCTGGGCGTGCTCGGCGCCTGGTACCGCGTGCGGCTCATCGGCCGATACCGGGAGGATGCCGCATCGCGCCGGTTCTGGTCGCTCATCGGCCTGGAGCTGGCCTTCATGGGCATCGCCAGCGGTGCGGCGGCGGCCCTCGCGCGCACGCCTCCGCCGGTCGACACGTCGCTGCCCGTGGACCTCACGCCCGCGCAGTTCCTCACCGGGGCGCCGCTGCCACCGGAGTTCACCATCGACCGCTGGTTCACCGCGTGGGACATCGACCTGCTCTGGGCCTTCGCCGTCGCCTTCGGCGCGTTCTTCTACGTCGCGGGCGTCATTCGCCTCCGCCGACGCGGCGACACCTGGCCGGTCCACCGCACCGTCCTGTGGCTGGTGGGTCTTGCGCTGCTGCTGTGGGTCACGGGCGGGCCGATCAACGTCTACCAGGACTACCTGTTCAGCGTGCACATGGTCGGGCACATGCTGCTGTCGATGGCCATTCCGCTGTGCCTCGTGGCGGGAGCTCCGGTGACCCTCGCGGCACGGGCGATCCGCAAGCGGGACGACGGCACGCGCGGCGGCCGGGAGTGGATCCTGTGGGCGGTGCACAGCCCGTTCTCACGCGTGGTCACCCATCCGCTCTTCGCGGCGGCGATGTTCATCGGATCGCTCTGGGTCTTCTACTACACCGACCTCTTCCGCTGGTCGCTCTACGACCACCTGGGCCACGAGTGGATGGTCGCCCACTTCCTCATCGCCGGGTACCTGTTCACCCTGTCGCTCGTCGGCGCCGATCCGGTGCCGTATCGCTACCCGTACCCGTTCCGCCTGGTCACGCTCATCGCGGTGATGGCGATGCACGCGTTCTTCGGCATCGCGATCATGATGCAGTCCGGCCTGATGGTCGCGGAGTGGTTCGGCTCGATGGGGCGCACCTGGGGTGTGACCCCGCTGGAGGACCAGTACGCGGGTGGCGGTGTGGCGTGGTCGGTCGGCGAGATCCCGACGCTCGTGTTGGCGCTGGTCGTGGCGATCCAGTGGAGCCGCAGCGACGAGCGGATGCAGAAGCGGCGCGACCGTCAGGCGGACCGAACCGACGACGCCGAGCTCAAGGAGTACAACGAGAAGCTCGCGCGACTCGCCGAGCGGGATGCCCGCCGGGAGCGCGCCGGGCTCTGA
- a CDS encoding permease, with translation MARPEPARSTRLLVSLGLGAAVVAALLLVAAITPASTPLPDRAQDGLTLAISVLIESLPFVVLGVLLSIVIQVWLPPGAIERWMPRRAWARRAVLSLLGMFIPVCECGNVPFARGLMMRGFSVPETLTFLVAAPIVNPIVILTTHQAFGFDDGILIARLVGGYLVANLIGWLYSLHPDPDALITDRFRDTCDFAASDTGGRGRRSLAQFVVELRAVMPALVIGSGLAGAVHVLVPREALVAIGSNPALSIAVMIALAMIVSICSNVDAFFALSFASTFTPGAIVAFLIVGPIVDIKMLALLRTTYRTPVLVGMTVVVVLFAFAMGVGVNLLV, from the coding sequence ATCGCGCGCCCCGAACCGGCGCGCAGCACGCGGCTGCTGGTCTCGCTCGGCCTCGGGGCGGCCGTCGTCGCCGCACTGCTGTTGGTTGCGGCGATCACACCGGCATCCACTCCTCTCCCCGATCGGGCGCAGGACGGCCTCACCCTCGCCATCAGCGTGCTCATCGAGTCCCTGCCCTTCGTGGTGCTCGGCGTGCTGCTCTCCATCGTCATCCAGGTGTGGCTCCCCCCAGGGGCGATCGAGCGGTGGATGCCGCGACGCGCGTGGGCGCGACGGGCGGTGCTGTCGTTGCTGGGCATGTTCATCCCGGTATGCGAATGCGGGAATGTGCCCTTCGCGCGGGGTCTGATGATGCGCGGGTTCTCGGTGCCCGAGACCCTCACCTTCCTCGTGGCGGCGCCGATCGTGAACCCCATCGTCATCCTCACGACGCACCAGGCGTTCGGGTTCGACGACGGCATCCTCATCGCCCGGCTCGTGGGCGGCTACCTGGTCGCGAACCTCATCGGCTGGCTGTACAGCCTGCACCCGGACCCCGATGCCCTCATCACCGACCGCTTCCGCGACACCTGCGACTTCGCGGCATCCGACACGGGCGGTCGGGGCCGACGCAGCCTCGCCCAGTTCGTCGTCGAGCTGCGCGCGGTCATGCCGGCGCTCGTCATCGGATCGGGTCTGGCCGGCGCCGTGCACGTGCTGGTGCCGCGCGAGGCGCTGGTGGCCATCGGGTCCAACCCGGCCCTGTCGATCGCCGTGATGATCGCGCTGGCGATGATCGTCTCGATCTGCTCCAACGTCGACGCGTTCTTCGCGCTCTCCTTCGCGTCGACATTCACGCCCGGCGCGATCGTGGCGTTCCTCATCGTCGGCCCGATCGTCGACATCAAGATGCTGGCGCTGCTGCGCACCACCTACCGCACTCCCGTGCTCGTCGGGATGACGGTGGTCGTCGTGCTGTTCGCCTTCGCGATGGGCGTGGGGGTGAACCTGCTTGTCTGA
- a CDS encoding TIGR03943 family protein, with product MSDVVMLSSKSGVLTRGQALTNRWLGVGLAAGVAAFTIVLAATGRIGLYINPDTSWFAVAFAVVALVGTVASFALPLGAEAEHGHDHSDARAAAGDAHGGEHEAEHDAGREAVAAAGFGRTAATAATVAGGVLATGIVGAILVLPPASLSAELAMDRDTGSAPLFQGADALDLATTGDTTVFGVGEWATVFATATNPEAFDGDAVTLTGFVTPADDGFDLTRLVITHCVIDAQVASVPVAVGDVPETGTWVTVSGTVQVGADGALTIAATEVTPIDEPDDPYEY from the coding sequence TTGTCTGACGTCGTGATGCTCTCGTCGAAGAGCGGGGTGCTCACCCGCGGTCAGGCGCTCACCAACCGCTGGCTGGGAGTCGGGCTCGCCGCCGGCGTGGCCGCGTTCACGATCGTGCTGGCGGCGACGGGCCGCATCGGGCTGTACATCAACCCCGACACGTCGTGGTTCGCCGTCGCGTTCGCCGTGGTCGCGCTCGTCGGGACCGTGGCGAGCTTCGCGTTGCCACTCGGCGCCGAGGCGGAGCACGGCCATGATCACAGTGACGCGCGCGCGGCCGCCGGCGACGCCCACGGTGGCGAGCACGAGGCGGAGCACGACGCCGGGCGCGAGGCCGTCGCCGCCGCGGGCTTCGGCCGCACCGCGGCGACCGCGGCGACCGTGGCGGGAGGGGTGCTGGCCACCGGCATCGTCGGCGCGATCCTCGTGCTGCCCCCGGCGTCGCTCTCCGCCGAGCTTGCGATGGACCGCGACACTGGATCGGCGCCGCTCTTCCAGGGTGCCGACGCGCTCGACCTCGCCACCACCGGCGACACCACGGTGTTCGGGGTCGGGGAGTGGGCGACGGTCTTCGCCACCGCCACCAACCCCGAGGCCTTCGACGGCGACGCGGTGACCCTCACCGGCTTCGTCACTCCCGCCGACGACGGGTTCGACCTCACGAGGCTGGTCATCACGCACTGCGTCATCGACGCGCAGGTGGCGAGCGTTCCCGTCGCCGTCGGCGACGTGCCCGAGACGGGCACCTGGGTGACCGTCAGCGGAACCGTGCAGGTCGGCGCCGACGGCGCGCTGACGATCGCCGCGACCGAGGTGACCCCCATCGACGAGCCGGACGACCCTTATGAGTACTGA